From the genome of Streptomyces sp. NBC_01341, one region includes:
- a CDS encoding non-ribosomal peptide synthetase, which translates to MSNTGDGLRDQLNARFAAGREAVGLETVRPRTMGPDAPVPLSAVQRRLWFLAQLEPDSPAYNVPVVLRLSGALDEEALLAALRDLAERHRILRGVVDPDGPRPVVRTRPAAEVPVSVADLGEEELDAALAEETGRPFRLTAEPPMRAVVFRTPDGWTLAMTLHHIATDGWSHRILLADLAALYAARRGAGGPLPPASQYGDVVTQEAQDPAGLDWWAGYLAGLPPVLDLPTDRPRTLASAWPGAAAPVAVPHATAARVRAVAAESGASPFMVLMAAWQALLGRLADTDDVAVGVPHAGRHSAASETAVGCFLDTVVVRADLSGEPSGRDLIARVRAGALDTSRHSRVPFERVVERLRPERTLSATPVFQVMLNLYDELRPLALPGVRAEWRPVPPRTAKFDLSMELADSGPGSGMNGRLEYRSDLFDPGTAENMVRWFIALLDGMVTEPGRPVGTLPLEPAAGPVLAGPVAGPSSVPVHALIERWADELPDATAVVGADGRLTYRELESRANRLAHRLIALGVGPDDTVGILLEPGIDFATAVLGILKSGGAYLPMDAAHPASRIRAMLRSSGTRLVVTAGEPADRVRGLADTVDPMVSHGGPESRPAVQVAPDHLAHVIFTSGSTGAPKGVAVRHGNLSHRVAGLVGRMPQVAGGSFATVSTVAADLGLACLYGAWLTGGTLHLPDRETTTDPRAFAAYLARHRVDVVKLVPSHLTMLARHGDLADVLPGRLLILGGESCPWSLVEEVRRLRPDLTVHTHYGPTETTMMSLICDVDEVPAPARTGLVPLGRPLPGVTGRVVDRLGRPQPAGVPGELLLGGPGVARGYTGRPDLTAERFVDDPEGGRWYRTGDLVRLRDDDVVQFLGRADDQIKVRGHRVEPGEVTAALRALPEVADVVVLPEGEADERRLVCWIVSAAGHTARPDRIRARLRESLAEHMVPADVVVLDRIPLTSNGKPDRAALRQAPRTARPEASAVVPGTPVEEAVARVWTALLGLPRVDVTDDFFALGGHSFAATRMVGMLAEATGCRLPVRVVFERPVLRDLAAELERRTEATAASGPLPRRADPATPVRLSPAQERLWFLWRLRPDSDAYHTSVALRLNGPLDVVALRTSLRGLGARHEVLRMVVTEDEAGPLAVPVAPGTLPVSVVEAGTDGVGAAVREETTRPFALDREPPFRALVLRISAAEHVLVLTIHHIAVDAWSWTTLLEDLSALYQEHRDDGGPAPQPLDLQYADVAEWHRARHPQGAADEHLGWWAAHLDGLSPLTLPVDRPRGPATGWAAAAEPIALPVGSTARLREVAAELDCTPFMVLLTVWQVLLARLAGTEDVPVGVPVSGRTHPGTERMVGCFANTLVLRGDLSGDPTVREALLRTRTRVLDALDRAETPFEEVVRQLRPERDPDSTPLFQAMLNVIGLPGAVDSFADLAAARIDTPRTAAQVDLSLALVDDGTGFTGTLTYRSGLFDRATVRRWARWFVALLDGALGEPDRPILGIDPLSAGERAELRSAATGEDLPQGRPATVVGAVLEQVRRRPDAVAVLAADGSVSYAELADSSGRVAACLSARGIGPGEPVGVCLPRGRRLPGALLAVLRAGAAYVPLDPDHPSARLARLATDAGVRVVLSGGTALATARLALPGVTVLDVDEAAEHAPAADLPEPEPQRVAYVLFTSGSTGRPKGVRVTHANLAAFVAALSASPGMEEDDVTLGVVPFTFDVFGYELWVTLARGARLALTDRHTTTDGHALAEWMERTGVTVATATPTTLRLLQAADWPDRPGMRVISIGEVLDPALARALAPRVGELWNAYGPTETTIYSMTGRVDRPVADRAVPIGAPIAGTRIHVVDRWGRPALPGSTGELWIAGAGVATGYVDRAALTAERFVRGPDGERCYRTGDLVRWRGRWLEYLGRTDLQVKVRGHRVELGEIESVLREHPDVADAVVAVAGPPGERHLVGYVVSTTPRHAAFESHLAERLPDYMVPRRWVVMDGFPTTPNGKVDRAALPEPGAVETAAGAPMSLMQQVVAKVWAEVLHTDEVGPRGDFFALGGTSLAATRMVGRLREALGRRIPVRAVFDRPVLADFADDVERLMLEHLASEQIDDPA; encoded by the coding sequence ATGAGCAACACAGGCGACGGCCTGCGCGATCAGTTGAACGCGCGATTCGCGGCCGGTCGTGAGGCCGTGGGCCTGGAAACCGTCCGGCCCAGGACCATGGGCCCGGATGCTCCGGTCCCGCTGTCGGCCGTGCAGCGCAGGCTGTGGTTCCTCGCGCAGCTGGAGCCGGACAGCCCGGCGTACAACGTGCCCGTGGTACTGCGACTCTCCGGCGCGCTGGACGAGGAGGCCCTGCTCGCCGCCCTCCGGGACCTGGCAGAGCGGCACCGAATACTGCGCGGCGTCGTCGATCCGGACGGACCCCGGCCGGTCGTGCGCACCCGCCCGGCCGCCGAGGTGCCGGTGTCCGTGGCGGACCTGGGAGAGGAGGAGCTGGACGCGGCGCTGGCCGAGGAGACCGGCCGTCCGTTCCGGCTCACCGCCGAGCCGCCCATGCGGGCCGTGGTGTTCCGGACGCCCGACGGCTGGACGCTGGCCATGACGCTGCATCACATCGCCACCGACGGATGGTCGCATCGGATCCTCCTCGCCGACCTGGCCGCCCTCTACGCCGCCCGCCGTGGTGCCGGCGGGCCCCTGCCCCCGGCGTCGCAGTACGGGGACGTGGTGACCCAGGAGGCCCAGGACCCGGCCGGGCTCGACTGGTGGGCCGGTTACCTGGCCGGCCTCCCCCCGGTGCTCGACCTGCCCACCGACCGGCCCCGGACCCTGGCGTCGGCGTGGCCCGGCGCGGCCGCGCCGGTCGCCGTGCCGCACGCGACGGCAGCCCGGGTCCGTGCGGTCGCCGCCGAGTCGGGGGCCTCCCCGTTCATGGTGCTCATGGCCGCCTGGCAGGCCCTCCTCGGGCGCCTCGCGGACACCGACGACGTCGCGGTGGGCGTCCCGCACGCGGGACGGCACTCCGCGGCGAGCGAGACCGCCGTCGGCTGCTTCCTGGACACGGTCGTGGTGCGCGCCGACCTCTCCGGCGAGCCGTCCGGACGTGATCTGATCGCCCGCGTGCGCGCCGGGGCACTGGACACGTCTCGCCACTCCCGAGTGCCGTTCGAACGCGTCGTGGAGCGGCTCCGCCCGGAGCGAACCCTGTCGGCGACACCGGTGTTCCAGGTCATGCTCAACCTGTACGACGAGTTGCGGCCACTCGCCCTGCCCGGTGTACGGGCCGAGTGGCGCCCGGTACCGCCGCGTACCGCCAAGTTCGACCTGAGCATGGAACTGGCCGACAGCGGCCCCGGCTCCGGAATGAACGGCCGCCTGGAATACCGGAGTGACCTGTTCGATCCGGGAACCGCCGAGAACATGGTGCGGTGGTTCATCGCCCTGCTGGACGGGATGGTCACCGAACCCGGACGGCCGGTCGGCACCCTACCCCTGGAGCCGGCAGCGGGTCCCGTGCTCGCAGGCCCCGTCGCAGGACCGTCCTCAGTGCCCGTGCACGCCCTGATCGAACGATGGGCGGACGAACTCCCGGACGCCACGGCCGTGGTGGGTGCCGACGGCCGGCTCACCTACCGCGAGCTGGAGTCGCGTGCCAACCGGCTGGCGCACCGGCTGATCGCGCTGGGCGTGGGCCCGGACGACACGGTCGGCATCCTGCTGGAGCCCGGGATCGACTTCGCCACTGCGGTGCTCGGCATCCTCAAGTCAGGCGGCGCGTACCTGCCGATGGACGCCGCCCACCCCGCCTCCCGCATCCGCGCCATGCTCCGCTCCTCAGGTACGCGGCTGGTGGTCACGGCGGGCGAACCGGCGGACCGGGTCCGCGGACTCGCCGACACCGTCGATCCGATGGTCTCCCACGGCGGCCCCGAGAGCCGGCCCGCCGTGCAGGTCGCCCCGGACCACCTGGCGCACGTCATCTTCACCTCCGGCTCGACCGGCGCGCCCAAGGGCGTCGCGGTGCGGCACGGCAACCTGTCCCACCGCGTCGCCGGTCTCGTCGGCCGGATGCCCCAGGTCGCGGGCGGGTCCTTCGCGACGGTGTCCACGGTCGCGGCCGACCTGGGCCTCGCCTGTCTGTACGGGGCATGGCTCACCGGCGGCACCCTCCACCTGCCGGACCGGGAGACCACGACCGATCCCCGTGCCTTCGCCGCCTACCTCGCGCGGCACCGGGTGGACGTCGTCAAACTCGTGCCGAGCCACCTCACCATGCTCGCCCGGCACGGCGACCTGGCCGACGTCCTGCCCGGCAGGCTGCTGATTCTCGGCGGGGAGTCCTGTCCCTGGTCGCTGGTCGAGGAGGTCCGGCGCCTGCGGCCGGACCTGACGGTACACACCCACTACGGGCCGACCGAGACCACCATGATGTCGCTGATCTGCGACGTGGACGAGGTCCCCGCCCCGGCGCGCACCGGCCTTGTGCCGCTGGGCCGTCCGCTGCCGGGCGTGACCGGCCGGGTGGTGGACCGTCTGGGCCGCCCCCAGCCCGCCGGTGTACCCGGCGAACTCCTCCTCGGCGGTCCGGGGGTGGCGCGTGGCTACACGGGCCGCCCGGACCTCACCGCGGAGCGGTTCGTCGACGACCCGGAGGGCGGCCGCTGGTACCGCACCGGCGACCTGGTCCGGCTGCGCGACGACGACGTGGTGCAGTTCCTCGGCCGGGCGGACGACCAGATCAAGGTGCGCGGTCACCGCGTCGAACCCGGGGAAGTGACCGCCGCGCTGCGGGCGCTGCCCGAGGTGGCCGATGTCGTCGTGCTGCCCGAGGGCGAGGCGGACGAGCGCCGGCTGGTGTGCTGGATCGTGTCCGCTGCCGGACACACGGCGCGGCCCGACAGGATCCGCGCCCGGCTGCGGGAGTCGCTGGCCGAACACATGGTGCCGGCCGACGTGGTCGTACTGGACCGCATCCCGCTCACCTCCAACGGCAAACCCGATCGGGCGGCCCTGCGGCAGGCGCCGAGAACCGCACGGCCCGAGGCCTCCGCCGTCGTGCCGGGCACGCCCGTCGAGGAGGCGGTCGCCCGGGTGTGGACCGCACTGCTCGGCCTGCCCCGGGTCGATGTGACCGATGACTTCTTCGCGCTGGGCGGCCACTCCTTCGCGGCCACCCGCATGGTGGGCATGCTGGCCGAGGCCACCGGCTGCAGACTGCCGGTCCGCGTGGTCTTCGAACGGCCGGTGCTGCGTGACCTGGCCGCCGAGCTGGAACGTCGTACGGAGGCGACGGCCGCGTCAGGGCCCCTGCCCCGGCGCGCGGATCCCGCAACCCCGGTCCGGTTGTCGCCGGCCCAGGAGCGGTTGTGGTTCCTGTGGCGGCTGCGTCCGGACAGCGACGCCTACCACACCAGCGTGGCACTGCGGTTGAACGGCCCGCTCGACGTGGTGGCCCTCCGTACGTCCCTGCGTGGTCTCGGCGCACGTCACGAGGTGCTGCGCATGGTCGTGACGGAGGACGAGGCGGGGCCGCTGGCCGTACCGGTGGCTCCCGGCACCCTTCCCGTGTCCGTGGTGGAGGCCGGGACGGACGGCGTCGGCGCCGCGGTGCGGGAGGAGACCACGCGACCGTTCGCGCTGGACCGCGAACCGCCCTTCCGCGCGCTGGTGCTGCGGATATCGGCGGCCGAGCACGTTCTTGTTCTGACGATTCATCACATAGCTGTCGACGCCTGGTCCTGGACGACGCTCCTGGAGGACCTGTCGGCGCTGTACCAGGAGCACCGGGACGACGGCGGCCCGGCTCCACAGCCCCTCGACCTCCAGTACGCCGATGTGGCCGAGTGGCACCGCGCCCGTCACCCTCAAGGCGCTGCGGACGAGCACCTCGGCTGGTGGGCGGCGCACCTGGACGGCCTGTCCCCGCTCACGCTCCCGGTGGACCGCCCGCGCGGCCCGGCGACCGGCTGGGCGGCGGCGGCCGAACCGATCGCTCTTCCCGTTGGCTCGACGGCACGGCTTCGCGAGGTCGCGGCCGAGCTGGACTGCACGCCGTTCATGGTGCTGCTCACCGTCTGGCAGGTGCTTCTGGCCCGGCTCGCGGGCACCGAGGACGTGCCGGTCGGTGTGCCGGTGTCCGGGCGCACGCACCCTGGCACCGAGCGCATGGTGGGCTGCTTCGCGAACACCCTGGTCCTGCGCGGCGACCTGTCCGGAGACCCCACGGTCAGGGAGGCACTGCTGCGCACCCGGACTCGTGTGCTGGACGCCCTCGACAGGGCCGAGACGCCGTTCGAGGAGGTCGTGCGGCAGTTGCGTCCGGAACGCGATCCCGACTCCACTCCGCTGTTCCAGGCGATGCTCAACGTCATCGGACTGCCGGGCGCCGTGGACTCGTTCGCCGACCTGGCAGCGGCGCGCATCGACACACCGCGGACGGCGGCGCAGGTCGACCTGTCACTCGCCCTGGTGGACGACGGCACCGGGTTCACCGGCACACTGACCTACCGGTCCGGCCTGTTCGACCGGGCCACCGTGCGACGCTGGGCGCGCTGGTTCGTCGCTCTGCTCGACGGCGCGCTCGGCGAGCCGGACCGGCCGATCCTCGGGATCGACCCGCTCTCCGCCGGTGAACGCGCGGAGCTGCGCTCGGCGGCCACGGGCGAGGATCTGCCCCAGGGCCGGCCGGCGACGGTCGTCGGTGCTGTTCTGGAACAGGTACGTCGCCGACCGGACGCGGTCGCCGTGCTCGCCGCCGACGGCTCGGTGAGCTACGCCGAACTCGCCGACTCGTCAGGGCGCGTCGCGGCCTGCCTCTCCGCGCGAGGGATCGGACCAGGTGAACCGGTCGGCGTCTGCCTCCCGCGTGGCCGGCGGCTGCCGGGAGCGCTGCTCGCCGTGCTGCGGGCGGGGGCGGCCTACGTCCCGCTCGATCCCGATCACCCGTCCGCCCGGCTGGCCCGGCTTGCCACGGACGCGGGGGTGCGCGTGGTCCTGTCCGGCGGCACGGCCCTCGCCACGGCCCGCCTCGCCCTGCCGGGGGTGACCGTGCTCGACGTGGACGAGGCAGCTGAGCACGCCCCTGCCGCCGACCTGCCGGAGCCCGAACCGCAGCGGGTGGCATACGTCCTGTTCACCTCCGGCTCGACCGGGAGGCCGAAGGGGGTGCGGGTGACCCACGCGAATTTGGCCGCCTTCGTCGCCGCGCTCTCGGCGAGCCCCGGGATGGAAGAGGACGACGTCACCCTCGGTGTGGTGCCGTTCACCTTCGACGTGTTCGGCTACGAGCTGTGGGTGACTCTCGCCCGCGGCGCGCGACTGGCGCTCACGGACCGGCACACCACCACGGACGGCCACGCACTGGCCGAGTGGATGGAGCGCACCGGCGTGACGGTCGCGACGGCGACGCCGACCACGCTGCGCCTGTTGCAGGCCGCCGACTGGCCGGACCGGCCCGGGATGCGGGTGATCAGCATCGGTGAAGTCCTCGACCCGGCGCTGGCCCGGGCCCTCGCGCCGCGCGTCGGGGAGCTGTGGAACGCGTACGGGCCCACCGAGACCACGATCTACTCGATGACCGGCCGCGTGGACAGGCCGGTCGCCGACCGCGCCGTGCCCATCGGCGCCCCGATCGCCGGAACCCGGATCCACGTGGTCGACCGGTGGGGCAGGCCCGCCCTGCCCGGAAGCACCGGTGAACTGTGGATCGCGGGTGCGGGCGTGGCCACCGGATACGTGGACCGGGCCGCGCTGACCGCCGAACGCTTCGTCAGGGGACCCGACGGCGAGCGGTGCTACCGCACGGGAGACCTGGTCCGGTGGCGTGGCCGGTGGCTGGAGTACCTGGGCCGGACCGATCTCCAGGTGAAGGTCCGGGGCCATCGCGTCGAACTCGGTGAGATCGAGTCGGTGCTGCGCGAACACCCTGACGTCGCCGACGCCGTCGTCGCAGTCGCCGGCCCGCCCGGTGAACGGCACCTGGTGGGCTACGTCGTGTCCACGACGCCTCGGCACGCGGCGTTCGAAAGCCATCTCGCCGAGCGACTGCCCGACTACATGGTTCCGCGCCGCTGGGTCGTGATGGACGGCTTCCCCACCACGCCGAACGGCAAGGTGGACCGCGCCGCGCTGCCCGAGCCAGGAGCGGTCGAAACGGCAGCCGGGGCACCCATGTCGCTGATGCAGCAGGTCGTGGCGAAGGTCTGGGCCGAGGTGCTGCACACGGACGAGGTCGGACCGCGGGGAGACTTCTTCGCTTTGGGCGGCACCTCGTTGGCTGCCACCCGGATGGTGGGTCGCCTTCGCGAGGCGCTCGGCCGGCGGATACCTGTCCGGGCCGTCTTCGACCGTCCGGTGCTCGCGGACTTCGCCGACGACGTGGAGCGGCTGATGCTGGAACACCTCGCCTCCGAGCAGATCGACGACCCGGCATGA
- a CDS encoding B12-binding domain-containing radical SAM protein — MSLEPVEELVSATDSRYVWSYPVDQPVSEPQTKKLQSVWYVGLPLTSAHRGSHSGGGALIDEAGDQSRYSNEGTVYPHSSLVEMITYQDKCFPHLGWEYLDMSHLDWEDVRARIQSDPPDVAAFTVYSSTAMWAYIVAAEIKRVNPDAVVVFGNDHPGILHREVLSGTYGSKIVDFVCTGNNGPFTMMGLLSWLEGRLDLSRIPSLAYRGGAGEIHNQAAPTYPLSGRVLPDYRLIENELEAHYDDAFSVWYASHYDLKRMVTLPLDGGCNWGRRPTRRCLHCSIQGLTPKTSEVSAAVSTLEVLVGRLKSNVYAAGDSTLGMSKAQWGGNISFLDDLAEACAGSEILRGRRFMLAYGLVYEFLQSAELCKGFVKTWNVGIEAFDPKLLKGNSKGINKGPDRVLEALELARSLDYKMYLSGILGLPGTTLRQLKEEVDNWLSMAETFAGSITTISVAAPAIIPGSRMYRDAFNQHAVVREWHGELLPIRKLSELYIRENTEVELADVEAALTDLGRGVIALDNSGANIKFGGYMLGGVDHEESYERRQLQEIFTQLR, encoded by the coding sequence ATGAGCCTTGAGCCGGTGGAAGAGCTGGTCTCCGCCACTGATTCCCGATACGTCTGGTCCTACCCCGTCGATCAGCCCGTCTCGGAGCCGCAGACGAAAAAGCTCCAGTCCGTCTGGTATGTGGGGCTCCCTCTCACATCCGCTCACCGCGGCAGCCACTCGGGCGGCGGAGCACTGATCGACGAAGCCGGGGACCAGTCCCGCTACTCCAACGAGGGCACGGTCTACCCGCACTCTTCACTGGTCGAGATGATCACCTATCAGGACAAGTGCTTTCCCCATCTTGGCTGGGAGTACCTGGACATGAGCCATCTCGACTGGGAGGACGTTCGCGCGAGGATCCAGTCGGATCCTCCCGACGTGGCGGCGTTCACCGTCTATTCCTCGACCGCGATGTGGGCCTACATCGTCGCCGCCGAGATCAAGCGGGTGAACCCCGATGCCGTTGTCGTCTTCGGCAACGATCACCCGGGGATCCTGCACCGCGAGGTCCTCTCGGGCACCTACGGGTCGAAGATCGTGGACTTCGTCTGTACGGGGAACAACGGCCCCTTCACGATGATGGGACTGCTGTCGTGGCTCGAAGGGAGACTGGACCTCTCACGGATTCCTTCCCTGGCGTACCGCGGGGGAGCCGGCGAGATCCACAACCAGGCGGCGCCCACGTATCCGCTGTCCGGGCGCGTGCTCCCCGACTACCGGCTCATAGAGAACGAGCTGGAAGCCCACTACGACGACGCGTTCAGCGTCTGGTACGCGTCGCACTACGACTTGAAGCGCATGGTCACCCTTCCGCTCGACGGCGGCTGCAACTGGGGCCGGCGCCCCACACGCCGGTGCCTGCACTGCTCCATCCAGGGACTGACTCCCAAGACCTCCGAAGTCAGCGCCGCTGTTTCGACCCTCGAGGTGCTGGTCGGCCGGCTCAAGTCGAACGTCTACGCGGCCGGTGACTCCACTCTCGGCATGTCCAAGGCCCAATGGGGCGGGAACATATCGTTCCTCGACGATCTCGCAGAGGCGTGCGCCGGCTCGGAGATCCTGCGGGGCCGGCGGTTCATGCTCGCCTACGGCCTGGTCTACGAGTTCCTTCAGTCGGCAGAGCTCTGCAAGGGCTTCGTGAAGACCTGGAACGTCGGAATCGAAGCCTTCGACCCCAAACTTCTCAAAGGAAACTCCAAGGGCATCAACAAGGGGCCCGACAGGGTTCTCGAGGCGCTCGAACTGGCGCGGAGCCTTGACTACAAAATGTACCTGTCGGGCATTCTCGGGCTTCCGGGGACCACCTTGCGGCAACTCAAGGAGGAGGTGGACAACTGGCTCTCCATGGCAGAGACCTTCGCAGGATCCATCACGACCATCTCGGTGGCCGCGCCCGCGATCATCCCGGGCTCCCGCATGTACCGGGACGCGTTTAACCAGCATGCTGTCGTGAGGGAATGGCACGGCGAGTTGCTTCCCATCAGAAAGCTCTCGGAACTCTATATCCGCGAGAACACCGAAGTGGAGCTGGCGGATGTCGAGGCAGCGCTCACCGATCTCGGACGGGGGGTCATCGCCCTGGACAACAGCGGCGCCAACATCAAGTTCGGCGGTTACATGCTGGGAGGCGTGGACCACGAGGAGTCGTACGAGCGTCGTCAGCTGCAGGAGATCTTCACCCAGCTCCGCTGA